From a region of the Carassius auratus strain Wakin chromosome 31, ASM336829v1, whole genome shotgun sequence genome:
- the LOC113050575 gene encoding leucine rich adaptor protein 1-like: MEESNSCEAVPDLKDLELKVGRKTPEGLLKWMREEHKMISHHQTDSNETEKKGLDEKIRKLKMEMAHLRAADVKILNQLLALHEGIEAVKWLLEERGALTSHCSSLTSSQFSLGEGQDTSWRGSWSSLQDPHDKLDNISIGSYLDTLADDLDEYCPSSGTDSILTATPLGTDCSRGTGGGVGSSTGSGTRSPQVKSDAPKEEAQVWNKAPSDTARPYQPNKTNGILDKAVKQMVRPDSPRAFLAEKLGKNLSPKMKPYKNGTVELESCKMNGKVQLEYDAHWRWVQSQDDVTFL, from the exons atggAGGAGAGCAATAGCTGTGAAGCAGTCCCAGATTTAAAGGATCTGGAGTTGAAAGTGGGGAGAAAGACCCCAGAGGGGCTATTGAAATGGATGAGAGAGGAGCACAAAATGATCTCTCATCATCAGACTGACAGTAATGAGACTGAGAAGAAGGGCCTGGATGAGAAGATCCGAAAACTTAAAATGGAGATG GCTCATCTACGAGCAGCAGATGTCAAGATCTTGAACCAGTTGCTAGCGCTTCATGAGGGCATCGAGGCAGTGAAATGGCTTCTGGAAGAGCGTGGTGCACTCACTAGTCACTGCAGCAGCCTGACCAGCAGCCAGTTCAGCTTAGGGGAGGGTCAAGACACCTCATGGAGGGGCAGCTGGAGCAGTCTGCAGGACCCCCATGACAAGCTGGACAACATTTCCATTGGCAGCTATCTGGACACATTAGCTGATGACCTAGATGAGTACTGCCCCTCTAGTGGGACTGATTCAATACTCACTGCCACCCCTTTGGGGACAGATTGCTCCAGAGGTACTGGAGGAGGAGTGGGAAGTTCCACTGGATCTGGAACCAGATCACCACAAGTCAAGTCAGATGCCCCTAAAGAAGAAGCTCAGGTTTGGAATAAAGCACCCTCTGATACAGCGAGACCGTACCAGCCCAACAAGACCAATGGAATCCTGGACAAAGCAGTGAAGCAAATGGTCAGACCAGATTCACCCAGGGCTTTTCTCGCTGAGAAGCTGGGGAAGAATCTGAGCCCTAAAATGAAACCCTACAAGAATGGCACAGTTGAGTTGGAAAGCTGCAAAATGAATGGCAAAGTTCAACTGGAGTATGACGCACACTGGCGTTGGGTGCAGTCACAGGATGATGTGACGTTTTTGTGA